A single window of Gemmatimonadota bacterium DNA harbors:
- a CDS encoding efflux RND transporter permease subunit, translated as MKLSEYAIKKPITAVMIALSLIVMGFISLFRLPLEYAPDLQYPRMYVSYTYPSSSPEEIQKKITKPMEEMLGTIPGIESLRARSYDSRGYVFMEFDYGTDMDLKSIQVRDRVDQVRGRLPEDLERIEMRRWDSSDWEILDYNMIWLGDNQSELVTVYKNTILPRLQRIPGVGNVEMEGADERILRVDVDKNRMHAHGLDIRTLNRTIRSNNINISGGYVTEGDKRLAVRTVGEFDEVDQIRDLTLPNGLEIKDVAQVSYDYPEKRYFERMDGRDVVSMEIRKTSTANLVETCRLVRAELDALQDEIGRDKLRLHLRRDQSEAVVRGITSLGQSAMLGGMLAIGIIFVFLRNFRSTLIVGSAIPISVLCVFMIMYLMRQVFGSTITLNMISMMGLMVAIGMLVDPAVVALENIYRRRFDVGDGTRTAAIEGSREIGIPVLAAALTTICVFVPLIFISGSYNTMWMRDFAITVCIAVVAALCVALTLIPLACSRAFSNAGNRVDLFLKIGLGTLFATGAAYLIYQEGIVESANWLKDSTLWVLGGLSTVPIGVWIVLGAFVATTGYFYFRFRHLGLKGVYTRVISTTLHYRWTTVVVATIILFGGIYIFTKIEVQRYRYQPDRMVGYMVEMPRTYDIDDALALFKQIEAIIIPQKEELDIEAIKTRFSTRRGNTIYLYLKPVEESPLSTDDVKKKVSALLPKDIPGVRFKAGFRRGGSSGTGVGVEIKGRNPEVLAILAEDIRLRMDDIEGIHDVETSLESGTEEIRVSVRRERAQQYGLSPQQIATTVATALGARGNSKFKTPDGEIDIALQLREEDRATLDQLKTLSFENNRGNMIAFASLADFELTKGPRSIERQDRMSTVTVFANTEASEVQTVGYEMRDRMDAIPLPQGYSWQMDRRFRYMASEEGETNFTMIFAALLIYLIMASLFESYVHPFTIMFSISFAFIGVALGLYIFGIALDSNATYGLLILFGIVVNNGIVLIDHINRYRKQGLYRRDAILRGGQDRLRPILMTATTTILGLTPLVIPMIYGNAEGNARRWGPIGLVIISGLSISTILTLVILPTIYSLMDDLSGYTKRIVAVAKRA; from the coding sequence ATGAAACTCTCGGAATACGCGATCAAAAAACCCATTACTGCTGTAATGATAGCGCTCAGTCTCATAGTCATGGGTTTTATTTCCCTATTCAGATTGCCGCTCGAATACGCGCCCGACTTGCAGTATCCCAGGATGTATGTGAGCTATACATATCCCTCGTCATCGCCCGAAGAGATTCAAAAGAAAATTACCAAGCCAATGGAAGAGATGCTGGGCACGATTCCCGGCATTGAGTCACTCCGCGCGCGATCCTATGACAGTCGGGGTTATGTGTTCATGGAATTTGACTACGGTACCGATATGGATCTCAAATCTATTCAGGTGCGAGATCGCGTCGATCAAGTTCGCGGCAGACTTCCCGAAGACCTCGAACGCATTGAGATGCGCAGATGGGACTCGTCGGATTGGGAAATTCTGGACTACAATATGATCTGGCTGGGCGATAATCAATCTGAACTCGTCACAGTGTATAAAAACACAATCTTACCGCGCTTGCAACGCATCCCCGGGGTGGGCAATGTCGAAATGGAAGGTGCCGATGAAAGAATACTCCGAGTCGATGTCGATAAAAATCGCATGCATGCCCATGGCTTAGATATCCGCACCCTCAACAGAACGATTCGCTCCAACAACATCAATATTTCTGGCGGTTACGTCACCGAAGGCGACAAACGCCTCGCTGTTCGGACAGTGGGCGAATTTGATGAAGTGGATCAAATACGCGATCTCACGCTTCCCAATGGTCTGGAAATAAAAGATGTGGCGCAGGTGAGTTACGACTATCCTGAAAAGCGATATTTTGAACGCATGGACGGGCGCGATGTGGTCTCTATGGAAATTCGCAAAACCTCGACAGCCAATCTGGTAGAAACCTGCCGGCTGGTTCGGGCAGAGTTAGACGCTCTTCAAGATGAAATTGGGCGCGACAAATTGCGATTGCACTTACGTCGAGACCAATCAGAAGCAGTGGTAAGGGGCATTACCAGCCTGGGGCAATCCGCCATGTTGGGAGGCATGCTGGCTATTGGCATCATTTTTGTGTTTTTGCGAAACTTCCGCAGCACGCTCATTGTGGGGTCGGCCATTCCCATTTCGGTATTGTGCGTTTTTATGATCATGTATCTGATGCGGCAAGTATTTGGATCGACTATTACGCTGAACATGATCTCGATGATGGGTCTGATGGTCGCCATTGGGATGCTGGTCGATCCAGCGGTCGTGGCTCTGGAAAATATTTATCGCAGGCGTTTTGATGTCGGCGATGGCACGCGAACCGCAGCAATTGAGGGCAGCCGCGAAATCGGCATACCCGTACTGGCGGCGGCACTGACGACAATATGTGTATTTGTACCCCTCATCTTTATTTCTGGATCGTACAATACAATGTGGATGCGCGATTTTGCCATCACCGTGTGCATTGCAGTCGTAGCCGCACTATGCGTGGCTTTAACACTCATACCCCTGGCCTGCTCTCGGGCATTTTCAAATGCGGGTAATCGCGTTGATCTCTTCTTAAAAATTGGATTGGGCACTTTATTCGCCACAGGCGCTGCGTATCTCATTTACCAGGAAGGCATTGTCGAATCGGCCAACTGGCTCAAAGATAGTACCCTGTGGGTTTTAGGCGGGCTTTCAACCGTGCCGATAGGCGTGTGGATCGTGCTGGGCGCATTTGTCGCCACAACCGGCTATTTCTATTTTCGCTTTCGACATCTTGGTCTCAAAGGTGTTTACACGCGCGTAATCAGCACCACGCTGCACTATCGCTGGACCACCGTTGTCGTCGCTACAATTATCCTCTTTGGCGGCATATACATTTTCACCAAAATTGAAGTACAGCGCTATCGCTATCAACCCGACCGAATGGTGGGCTATATGGTGGAAATGCCGCGAACCTACGATATCGACGACGCACTCGCGCTTTTCAAACAAATTGAAGCCATTATCATCCCGCAAAAGGAAGAACTGGATATCGAAGCGATAAAAACGCGATTTAGCACCCGACGCGGCAATACGATCTATTTGTACTTAAAACCCGTCGAAGAAAGCCCGTTGAGCACAGATGATGTGAAAAAAAAGGTAAGTGCTTTGCTGCCCAAAGACATCCCAGGCGTGCGTTTTAAGGCGGGCTTCAGGCGTGGTGGTAGCAGTGGCACGGGCGTCGGGGTAGAAATCAAAGGGCGAAATCCCGAAGTACTGGCGATTTTGGCTGAAGATATTCGGCTGCGAATGGACGATATCGAGGGCATTCACGACGTGGAAACCAGCCTGGAAAGTGGCACAGAAGAAATCAGGGTCTCGGTGAGGAGAGAACGCGCGCAACAATACGGCCTGTCACCGCAGCAAATAGCTACAACTGTTGCCACGGCATTGGGAGCGCGCGGAAATAGCAAATTCAAAACGCCGGATGGAGAAATCGATATTGCGCTGCAATTGCGAGAAGAGGACCGCGCCACACTGGATCAACTCAAAACCCTCTCTTTTGAAAACAACCGGGGCAATATGATTGCATTTGCCAGCCTGGCCGATTTTGAATTGACCAAAGGTCCCCGATCCATTGAACGCCAGGATCGGATGTCAACCGTAACCGTGTTCGCAAATACGGAAGCATCCGAAGTCCAAACGGTCGGTTATGAAATGCGCGACCGCATGGATGCCATCCCATTGCCCCAGGGGTATAGTTGGCAGATGGATCGACGATTCCGCTATATGGCTTCAGAAGAGGGCGAAACGAATTTCACTATGATTTTCGCGGCACTACTCATTTATCTGATCATGGCATCGCTATTTGAGTCTTATGTCCATCCATTTACGATCATGTTTTCCATCAGTTTTGCATTTATAGGCGTCGCATTGGGACTTTACATATTCGGCATAGCGCTGGACAGCAATGCGACCTATGGATTGCTCATCTTGTTTGGCATTGTGGTCAACAACGGCATTGTATTAATCGACCACATCAATCGCTATCGCAAGCAAGGGCTATATCGAAGAGATGCGATCTTGCGCGGCGGACAGGATCGCCTGCGTCCCATTTTGATGACCGCAACCACGACCATCCTGGGGCTTACGCCGCTGGTTATCCCGATGATTTACGGCAATGCCGAAGGCAATGCCAGGCGCTGGGGACCAATTGGTCTGGTCATTATCTCTGGCCTCTCGATCTCTACCATCCTCACGCTCGTCATCTTGCCCACCATATATTCGCTTATGGACGACCTGTCGGGATATACAAAGCGGATTGTAGCCGTGGCAAAAAGGGCCTGA